The Oscillospiraceae bacterium genome contains a region encoding:
- a CDS encoding transposase codes for MAVFRVEKNHNYTVMSNYHLRDTALTLKAIGLLSKMLSLTDEWDYTTRGLAAICKEGVDAIGAALKELELHGYLVRRQLRDSRGRITDTEYTIYESPHPPLPDTASPDTENPYLDTPDTEEPYTEKPAQLNKDRRNKEKEIPDESITDTSNPDSIYPPTPLQGAGYDGMGYEEAREIVKDNIEYDILVQDPRQDREQLDEVVDLIAETLCSRKKTIVIAGDEYPAEMVKEKLLRVNSMHIGYVFDCLRQNTTYVRNIKKYLLASLFNAPSTIGSYYSALVNHDMYGDGLRGKG; via the coding sequence GTGGCAGTATTTCGCGTGGAGAAGAACCACAATTACACGGTCATGTCCAATTACCACCTGCGGGACACCGCCCTGACGCTGAAAGCCATCGGTCTGCTGTCCAAAATGCTCTCTTTGACAGATGAGTGGGACTACACCACCCGTGGGCTTGCCGCCATCTGCAAGGAGGGCGTGGACGCCATCGGCGCAGCGCTCAAGGAACTGGAATTGCACGGCTACCTTGTACGCCGCCAGCTCAGGGACAGCCGCGGGCGCATCACCGACACCGAGTACACCATCTATGAATCCCCGCATCCGCCCTTGCCGGATACGGCTTCACCAGATACGGAAAACCCGTATCTGGATACCCCGGATACGGAGGAGCCATATACGGAAAAGCCCGCGCAATTAAATAAAGATAGAAGAAATAAAGAAAAAGAAATTCCTGATGAATCTATTACGGACACATCAAATCCTGATTCAATCTATCCCCCAACCCCCTTGCAGGGCGCGGGATATGACGGGATGGGATACGAGGAAGCGCGAGAGATCGTCAAAGATAATATCGAGTACGACATTCTCGTGCAGGACCCGCGGCAGGACAGGGAGCAGCTTGACGAGGTGGTGGACCTCATTGCGGAAACCCTCTGCTCCCGTAAGAAAACCATCGTGATTGCCGGAGACGAGTACCCGGCTGAGATGGTGAAGGAAAAGCTGCTGCGCGTCAATTCCATGCACATCGGCTACGTCTTTGACTGCCTGAGGCAGAATACCACCTACGTCCGCAACATCAAGAAATACCTGCTTGCCTCGCTGTTCAACGCTCCCAGCACCATAGGCAGCTACTATTCCGCCCTCGTCAACCACGATATGTACGGCGACGGGCTGCGGGGCAAGGGCTGA
- the spo0J gene encoding chromosome partitioning protein ParB, whose product MEEPKSKAKRGAKTAAAAQEDKITLLPLSELHDFPNHPFKVRDDEAMQETAESIRQYGVLAPAIVRPREDGGYEIIAGHRRRHGSELAGLSAMPCIVRQMDDDTATILMVDSNIQRENILPSERAQAYKMKLEAIKRQGARHDLTSPQIAAKFRADDEVAKNTDVSGDTVRRYIRLTELTPELQQMVDEKKIGMTPAVEISYLKPEEQQMLLTAIDSEQATPSLSQAQRMKKLSRDGKLNDDTMLDIMMEQKKPEGYNVVLSADKLRKYFPRSYTPQKMEETILKLLDAWLRKRQRDQSR is encoded by the coding sequence ATGGAAGAACCGAAAAGCAAAGCGAAGCGCGGGGCAAAGACCGCTGCGGCTGCGCAAGAGGATAAAATCACGCTGCTCCCGCTGTCGGAGCTGCACGACTTCCCCAACCACCCATTCAAGGTGCGGGACGACGAGGCCATGCAGGAAACGGCGGAGAGCATCCGGCAGTACGGCGTTCTCGCCCCGGCTATCGTCCGTCCCCGCGAGGACGGCGGCTATGAGATCATCGCCGGACACCGGCGCAGGCACGGCAGCGAGCTGGCGGGGCTTTCCGCCATGCCCTGCATCGTGCGGCAGATGGACGACGACACCGCCACCATCCTCATGGTGGACAGCAACATCCAGCGGGAGAATATCCTGCCCTCTGAACGGGCGCAGGCGTATAAAATGAAGCTGGAGGCTATCAAGAGGCAAGGTGCAAGGCATGATTTAACTTCGCCGCAAATTGCGGCGAAGTTCCGTGCTGACGATGAAGTTGCAAAAAATACAGATGTCAGCGGAGATACTGTTCGCCGCTACATCCGCCTGACCGAACTCACCCCGGAGCTTCAGCAGATGGTGGACGAGAAGAAGATCGGCATGACTCCCGCCGTGGAAATCTCCTACCTCAAGCCGGAGGAACAGCAGATGCTCCTGACCGCCATCGACAGCGAACAGGCTACGCCCTCGCTTTCGCAGGCACAGCGCATGAAAAAGCTCTCCCGCGACGGCAAGCTCAACGACGACACCATGCTGGACATCATGATGGAGCAAAAAAAGCCGGAGGGCTACAACGTCGTCCTCTCGGCGGACAAGCTGCGCAAATACTTCCCGCGCTCCTATACGCCGCAGAAGATGGAGGAAACCATCCTGAAGCTGCTGGACGCATGGCTGCGCAAGCGCCAGCGTGACCAGTCCAGATAA
- a CDS encoding recombinase has translation MDAQEVMHMTNYSKITALYSRLSVGDEDRDGGESNSIQNQKIFLENYARGQHLTNIRHYIDDDESGRFFDRSAYSRMMDDVENGKIGVCIMKDLTRWGRDYLQVGNAMEIFRRNNVRFIAVNNGIDSEKPDTLEFAPFINIMSEWYAKDISKKVKTGIKTKGMSGKPIATEAPYGYMKDPDNKDFWIIDEEAAEVVRLIFRLFIGGKNRNQIAVYLKNEQIPTPTFYMKDRGRGTCKNKALNEDNRCKWNKATLTHILTRQEYCGDVVNFKTTKHFRDKRNHYVDRSQWQITENVHEPIIDRADFETAQRILENAPVKRPNGDGEIHPLSGLLFCKDCGAKMHIRIDYRNGGKRHVAYCSEYHKGKAKNPKCHSPHIIDADLLMQTVAEVLKKIEDYSISNRAEFEALVKKNLAMQQTDQTKKQQKRIPQITTRLEQIDKVLNKLYEDNALGTIPQDRYEQMSQKYSEEYYTLKTELAGLQEQLSAYENAGGRAQKFLKLTERHAAFTDLTPAILNEFISRIEVHERDQKRARYAIQHISIYFNYIGRFENEVTQLAEPTEQEIRQMREEIEEAKKEKSRAYHRQYSREYRARNLEKQREYDRIKAREYRARRKAQAAAAQPAQ, from the coding sequence ATGGACGCACAGGAGGTTATGCACATGACTAATTATAGCAAAATCACCGCCCTTTACTCCCGCCTTTCCGTAGGCGACGAGGACAGGGACGGCGGCGAGAGCAACAGCATACAGAACCAGAAAATCTTTTTGGAGAACTACGCCAGAGGGCAGCACCTAACCAATATCCGGCACTACATCGACGATGACGAAAGCGGCAGATTTTTTGACCGCTCTGCCTACTCCCGTATGATGGACGATGTGGAAAACGGCAAAATCGGCGTCTGCATTATGAAAGACCTTACCCGCTGGGGGCGCGACTATCTCCAAGTCGGCAACGCTATGGAGATATTCAGACGGAACAACGTGCGCTTTATTGCGGTCAACAACGGCATTGACAGCGAGAAGCCCGACACATTGGAGTTTGCGCCCTTTATCAACATCATGTCGGAGTGGTACGCAAAGGACATCAGCAAGAAAGTGAAAACGGGCATTAAGACGAAGGGCATGAGTGGAAAGCCGATTGCCACCGAAGCCCCCTACGGCTATATGAAAGACCCAGACAACAAGGATTTTTGGATAATCGACGAGGAAGCCGCCGAGGTTGTACGCCTTATTTTCCGTCTGTTTATCGGCGGGAAGAACCGCAACCAAATCGCCGTGTATCTGAAAAACGAGCAAATCCCTACCCCCACTTTCTACATGAAAGACCGGGGACGGGGGACGTGCAAAAACAAGGCGCTCAATGAGGATAACCGCTGCAAGTGGAACAAAGCCACTTTGACCCATATCCTTACGCGGCAGGAGTATTGCGGCGATGTAGTCAATTTCAAGACCACAAAGCATTTCCGGGACAAGCGGAACCACTATGTAGACCGGAGCCAATGGCAGATAACCGAGAACGTGCATGAGCCGATTATTGACCGCGCCGACTTTGAAACCGCACAGCGGATTTTAGAAAACGCGCCCGTCAAACGCCCCAACGGGGACGGGGAAATCCACCCTTTGTCGGGCTTGCTTTTCTGTAAGGATTGCGGCGCAAAAATGCACATCCGCATAGATTACAGGAACGGCGGCAAGCGGCACGTTGCCTATTGCAGCGAGTACCACAAGGGGAAAGCCAAAAACCCCAAGTGCCATTCCCCGCACATCATTGACGCTGACTTGCTCATGCAGACCGTCGCGGAAGTGCTGAAGAAAATCGAGGACTATTCTATCAGCAACCGGGCGGAGTTTGAAGCCTTAGTGAAAAAGAACCTTGCCATGCAGCAGACCGACCAGACCAAGAAGCAGCAGAAGCGTATCCCGCAAATCACGACGCGCCTTGAACAGATTGACAAGGTGCTGAATAAGCTCTATGAGGACAACGCCCTCGGCACTATCCCGCAAGACCGCTACGAACAAATGTCGCAGAAGTATTCAGAAGAATACTACACACTGAAAACGGAGCTTGCGGGGCTGCAAGAGCAGCTATCCGCTTATGAGAACGCGGGAGGACGGGCGCAGAAGTTTTTGAAGCTGACGGAACGCCATGCCGCCTTTACCGACCTTACCCCTGCCATTCTCAACGAGTTTATCAGCCGGATTGAAGTGCATGAGCGCGACCAGAAAAGGGCGAGATACGCAATCCAGCACATCAGCATATATTTCAACTATATCGGCAGGTTTGAGAACGAAGTGACGCAGCTTGCAGAGCCGACCGAGCAGGAAATCCGGCAAATGCGGGAGGAAATCGAAGAAGCCAAAAAGGAAAAGAGCCGCGCCTACCACCGGCAGTATTCAAGGGAGTACCGGGCGCGAAACCTTGAAAAGCAGCGGGAATATGACCGTATCAAGGCGCGGGAATACCGGGCAAGGAGAAAGGCGCAGGCCGCCGCCGCACAGCCCGCACAGTAA
- a CDS encoding transposase, translating to MDYMTLKEAAEKWGVTPRRVNYYCAGGRIPGAVKMAGVWLLPKTAEKPLDGRTKQGRLLKHE from the coding sequence ATGGACTATATGACATTGAAAGAGGCCGCCGAAAAGTGGGGCGTGACACCTCGTAGGGTAAATTATTATTGCGCCGGTGGGCGTATCCCCGGCGCTGTGAAAATGGCCGGTGTTTGGCTACTCCCTAAAACTGCGGAGAAGCCGCTTGATGGCCGGACAAAACAAGGGAGGTTGCTGAAACATGAATAG